One segment of Nostoc flagelliforme CCNUN1 DNA contains the following:
- a CDS encoding 3-dehydroquinate synthase — translation MVVDIKQKSKFNLQPIHQRVSVTFNYEVYFTKNLFELKNPTLAQVITADGETKPKKVVAIVDAGILQHQPELVKQLVAYTNFYAEIVAIAAEPMIISGGEAAKNDHNLVEQIQQQIEAAGLCRHSYVLAIGGGAVLDLVGYAAATAHRGIRLIRVPTTVLAQNDSGVGVKNGINAFGKKNFLGTFAPPYAVINDSAFLTTLDDRDWRSGIAEAVKVALIKDASFFDYIHSHSAALARRDMDTMQQVIYRCAQLHLEHIANSGDPFEMGSSRPLDFGHWAAHKLEHLTNYRLRHGEAVAIGIALDSTYSYLVGLLDCSQWQRILSTLSALGFTLYVPELVEKLSQLEHPNCLFRGLTEFREHLGGELTLMLLQRIGKGIEVHEVDLLLYRQAISLLREF, via the coding sequence ATGGTAGTTGACATTAAGCAAAAAAGTAAATTCAATCTGCAACCAATTCATCAACGTGTTTCGGTTACTTTCAACTACGAGGTTTACTTTACCAAAAATTTATTTGAGTTGAAAAACCCCACCTTAGCCCAAGTAATTACAGCAGATGGGGAGACAAAGCCGAAGAAAGTTGTAGCAATAGTAGACGCAGGAATATTGCAACATCAACCGGAATTGGTTAAGCAATTAGTAGCGTATACCAATTTTTATGCAGAGATAGTAGCGATCGCAGCCGAACCGATGATAATTTCGGGAGGAGAAGCTGCTAAAAACGATCACAATTTAGTAGAGCAAATCCAGCAACAGATTGAAGCAGCCGGATTATGTCGCCATTCTTACGTGTTAGCGATCGGGGGTGGGGCTGTGTTGGATTTGGTAGGATATGCAGCCGCAACTGCTCACCGGGGTATTCGTCTGATTCGAGTTCCGACGACGGTGTTAGCACAAAATGATTCTGGGGTTGGGGTGAAAAATGGCATCAACGCCTTTGGTAAAAAGAACTTTCTCGGCACATTTGCGCCACCTTATGCAGTTATCAATGATTCTGCCTTTTTGACAACCTTAGACGATCGCGATTGGCGTTCTGGAATCGCAGAAGCAGTCAAAGTGGCGTTGATTAAGGATGCTAGCTTTTTTGATTATATCCACTCTCACAGCGCAGCCCTTGCACGGCGAGACATGGATACTATGCAACAAGTTATTTATCGTTGCGCCCAGTTGCACCTAGAACATATTGCCAATAGCGGCGATCCTTTTGAAATGGGTTCGTCTCGTCCCCTGGATTTTGGACATTGGGCGGCTCATAAACTGGAGCATTTGACAAATTATCGCTTGCGTCATGGCGAAGCAGTTGCGATCGGTATTGCTTTGGATAGCACTTATTCCTATTTGGTAGGATTGCTGGATTGCTCACAATGGCAACGGATATTAAGTACTTTGTCGGCGTTGGGTTTCACGTTGTATGTGCCAGAACTGGTTGAGAAGTTATCACAACTGGAACATCCTAATTGTTTGTTCCGAGGTTTAACTGAGTTCCGCGAACATTTGGGGGGAGAGTTGACTTTGATGCTGTTACAACGAATTGGAAAAGGAATTGAGGTTCATGAGGTGGATTTGCTTTTGTATAGGCAAGCAATATCGCTGTTGAGGGAGTTTTAG
- a CDS encoding DsbA family oxidoreductase, giving the protein MLIDIFHDPVCPWCRIGKKHLFDALAKWQEEEVDIRWHPFILDNTIPADGYEFRSFMQNRKGIKAQELQYLFDSTQYAGEMAGVKLNFDKIRLAVNTKLSHRLITLAPAKVKNDVVEAIYKAYFEAGLNIGDIEVLIAIGRAYQMDSRELRLQLSDDAAIKTFVAESIFARPNGINSVPFFIINNKVKINGSHSVDIFLQALNRATLVNI; this is encoded by the coding sequence ATGCTGATAGACATCTTTCACGATCCCGTTTGTCCTTGGTGCAGAATTGGTAAAAAGCATCTGTTTGATGCATTGGCAAAATGGCAAGAAGAAGAAGTAGATATCCGGTGGCATCCCTTTATTCTCGACAATACCATTCCTGCTGACGGGTACGAATTTCGTAGCTTTATGCAAAATAGAAAAGGCATAAAAGCCCAAGAGCTGCAATATCTGTTTGATTCTACGCAATATGCAGGTGAGATGGCTGGAGTCAAGCTAAATTTTGACAAAATCCGTTTGGCTGTCAATACTAAGCTTTCGCACCGACTGATTACACTTGCACCAGCAAAGGTAAAAAACGATGTCGTAGAAGCCATTTATAAAGCTTATTTTGAAGCCGGTTTGAACATCGGAGATATTGAAGTTCTGATTGCCATAGGTAGAGCTTACCAAATGGATTCTAGGGAATTACGCCTGCAATTGAGTGATGATGCTGCGATTAAAACTTTCGTAGCGGAATCGATATTTGCTAGGCCGAATGGCATCAACAGCGTGCCGTTCTTCATCATAAATAATAAAGTCAAGATAAATGGTTCTCACTCGGTAGACATTTTTCTTCAAGCTTTGAATCGTGCCACACTTGTAAATATATAA
- a CDS encoding glycosyltransferase family 4 protein has protein sequence MQILIYSYNYHPEPIGIAPLMTELAEGLVKRGHQVRVITGMPNYPQRQIYDGYRGKLYVTEHKNGVKIQRSYLRIKSKPNLIDRLLLELSFVFTSLPQSLKGERPDVILLTVPPLLVCLPATLIAWLYNCPVVLNVQDILPEAAVRVGLIKNKLMIQALEALEKFAYRTAHTISVIADGFVDNLIYKGVPANKIACIPNWVNLNFIRPLPKENNSWRATHQLDGKFVVLYSGNIALTQGLETVIEAASRLRHINDIVFAIAGEPQALERLQKHCLACGADNVLLLPLQPREKLPQMLAAADVGLIVQKSNVISFNMPSKIPLLLASGRPIVASVPAAGTAAKAIKESGGGIIVEPESADALATAVLDLYNQPELAAQLGRKGRKFAVENYSFEQALDRYEQLFSDAIAKKATNLDILPKLSSKESLVDI, from the coding sequence ATGCAAATTCTAATTTATTCATACAATTATCATCCAGAGCCAATTGGTATTGCACCTTTGATGACTGAACTAGCAGAAGGGCTGGTGAAGCGAGGGCATCAAGTGCGAGTAATCACAGGTATGCCTAACTATCCTCAGCGTCAGATTTACGATGGTTATCGAGGGAAGTTATACGTTACTGAACATAAAAATGGTGTCAAAATTCAGCGTAGTTACCTGCGGATTAAGTCTAAACCTAATCTTATAGACAGGTTACTGCTAGAGTTGAGCTTTGTTTTTACGAGTTTGCCACAATCGCTTAAGGGTGAACGACCTGATGTAATCCTCTTAACAGTGCCGCCGTTACTAGTTTGCTTACCTGCAACCTTAATAGCTTGGCTATACAATTGCCCAGTAGTGCTGAACGTGCAAGATATCCTGCCGGAAGCTGCTGTGCGTGTTGGGTTAATTAAAAATAAGTTGATGATTCAAGCTTTGGAAGCTTTAGAAAAATTTGCCTACCGAACTGCACATACCATTAGCGTGATTGCTGATGGCTTTGTAGATAATTTAATATATAAAGGTGTACCCGCTAATAAAATTGCCTGCATTCCAAATTGGGTAAATCTAAATTTTATCCGCCCTTTACCGAAAGAGAATAACTCCTGGAGAGCTACCCATCAACTCGATGGTAAATTTGTAGTGCTTTATTCAGGTAATATTGCTTTGACGCAAGGTTTGGAGACAGTTATAGAGGCAGCATCTCGGTTGCGTCATATTAATGATATTGTGTTTGCGATCGCAGGCGAACCCCAAGCTCTCGAAAGACTGCAAAAACATTGTCTTGCTTGTGGTGCAGATAACGTTTTGCTGCTACCCTTGCAACCGCGAGAAAAACTACCGCAAATGTTAGCAGCCGCAGATGTCGGGTTGATTGTGCAAAAGAGCAATGTGATTTCTTTCAATATGCCTTCTAAAATACCACTGCTGTTAGCCAGTGGTCGCCCTATTGTCGCTTCAGTCCCAGCTGCGGGGACTGCTGCCAAAGCCATCAAAGAAAGTGGTGGCGGCATTATCGTTGAGCCAGAGTCAGCAGATGCTTTAGCTACGGCGGTGCTGGATTTATATAATCAGCCGGAATTAGCAGCACAATTAGGGCGTAAAGGGAGAAAGTTTGCAGTAGAAAACTATTCCTTTGAGCAAGCGCTAGATCGGTATGAACAGTTATTTTCTGATGCGATCGCCAAAAAAGCAACAAATTTGGATATCTTGCCCAAATTGAGTTCTAAGGAATCACTTGTTGATATTTGA
- the tyrA gene encoding bifunctional chorismate mutase/prephenate dehydrogenase, with amino-acid sequence MPLKSSCSDQLKKTDQSLIALLSDRISLLATSEQPSLDEQLADVAPLLAQAGIPESVWASVVNSCHATLIPKSATNHVSYREITIIGGHGRMGRLFKEQLSLVGHNVSVLEHEDWEYADQLLNQAELVLVSVPIEHTVDVIKRAAKYLGPNTALCDITSVKTQPTQAMLEHHSGPVMGLHPMFGPNIKSFLGQKVVVCPGRNDDSFQWLLDFMKSKGGELIVCTPEEHDQMMVIIQATQHFCRFSLGVFLAQVKVDIKQSLTMSTPNYRQEIDIVKRLFSQNPNLCVDIMLATEERCNAISFLAKTYSRLARLVARKDRDALIQEFETTQSFFEEKTNAFLQPLSTTVQRDFKPQMHTNISI; translated from the coding sequence ATGCCTTTAAAATCCTCTTGTTCAGATCAGCTTAAAAAAACTGACCAAAGTTTGATCGCCCTACTTAGCGATCGCATATCATTACTAGCAACATCAGAACAACCTTCTTTAGATGAACAACTGGCTGATGTGGCTCCCCTACTCGCTCAAGCTGGTATTCCTGAGTCTGTTTGGGCAAGTGTAGTAAATAGTTGTCATGCTACTCTGATTCCTAAATCTGCAACAAATCATGTCAGTTACCGAGAAATCACCATTATCGGTGGACACGGCAGGATGGGAAGATTATTCAAAGAGCAGCTTTCGCTAGTAGGTCACAATGTTAGCGTTCTCGAACATGAAGATTGGGAATACGCAGATCAACTGTTAAATCAGGCAGAATTAGTATTAGTAAGCGTTCCTATCGAACATACAGTTGATGTTATCAAACGTGCAGCTAAATACCTTGGGCCCAATACAGCTTTGTGTGACATCACGAGCGTAAAAACTCAGCCAACTCAGGCGATGCTCGAACACCATTCTGGCCCAGTCATGGGTTTACATCCAATGTTTGGGCCAAATATCAAATCGTTTTTGGGACAAAAGGTGGTAGTGTGCCCAGGTCGAAACGATGATTCATTTCAGTGGTTATTAGACTTTATGAAAAGTAAAGGTGGAGAATTAATTGTTTGCACGCCTGAAGAACACGATCAAATGATGGTAATTATTCAAGCAACGCAGCATTTTTGTAGATTTAGTCTTGGTGTTTTCTTAGCACAAGTAAAAGTAGATATAAAGCAGAGTTTAACAATGTCAACACCTAACTATCGTCAAGAAATTGACATTGTTAAACGTTTGTTTTCCCAGAATCCTAATTTATGTGTTGATATTATGCTAGCTACAGAAGAACGGTGTAATGCAATTAGCTTTTTAGCTAAGACTTACAGCCGTTTAGCAAGACTGGTAGCAAGGAAAGATAGAGACGCACTAATTCAGGAATTTGAAACTACTCAAAGCTTTTTTGAAGAAAAAACCAACGCTTTTCTTCAGCCTTTAAGTACAACGGTCCAACGAGATTTTAAACCACAAATGCACACAAATATTAGCATTTGA